The nucleotide window TAGGGAATTGGGTGGATTGGCATTATCCTGGGAAAGGGAGTATCTGGAAGGGGATTGCTCACCGGGAGCCCTGTTGGGATTAAACAGGACGTTTTCACAGCTGGACGTGGGTGACCACCTCATGTCAGTTGAAATCCATTTATTTAAAAGGGATTTGGGAACCTGGAGGGCCATCCCTATCCATCCTTGGTGTCTCAGCACCCCCTTTCCAGGCACATTTTCTACAGCCAGGATTGACCTGGCTGAGGATGGGGCAGCGCAGCCGTGTCCTGGCAAAAGCCAACGTAGAAGTGTGAGAGCacaaacatttggaaaatgtgACTCATTTTTCAGGGAGAAACGAGCTCAGAGGAGTGGTTgtttacaaactcttttattttcactcaCACTAAAGTCCCTCTCAAAAACGTAGGGTGTAAAGTCCACGTGaggaaaacaccaggaaaagaCGCTGGTTTGGGCTTCTCTTTTGCCCCAGAGGCTCCAGTCCAAAGCCTGTTGTGCTTCCAACTTTTCTGATGTGGgaagctgccagcagtgccaggaggagcagagacaACATTCCTCCTGGGAGGCCATGCCATTCCCTTGGAGAAGCCCATGAAAAGGCTCAAAGTCTGTCGGATTTGGGAAGGTTTGGTTCATGAGCACCTATCAGGAAACAGAATCGAGGCAAAGGTGTCCTTGGAGGCTACGTCCAGTGGATACCCACCACCATTCTCAGCATCCCAAGGGAGTAGGAATGGTGCTTATGGAaagttctttctttctcctacAAAGCCGGATACCGACGGAGTGGGGATTGTGTTTGGCTGGAAGGATCACCCCTCTCCTCCTTGTTCCACGTCACTCAATGTCCTCAGGGCCTGGGAGATCCCTGTGCTTGGCATTCTGGATCAGGTCCTGGTAGGTGGTGGGGCAATAGGTTTTGTAGAGCTTCTCAGCCAGGGTGTTGCTGCCGGCCACCACCACCTTGCGGTTGCGGTTCATGAAGTTCCACAGGTGCAGCGCATAGGAGTGGTTGAAATTGGGGCTTTTATCCCACACCTGGTAGTACCGGCTCCAGGCTGGGTATGGGATGGGGTAGAAACGCTGGGGGTTGAGGAAGGAGATGTTCTGGCAGCTGTGGTCCTCGGTGCCTTGGAAATCCGTGAGGTTGCAGAGCGTTTTGAGCATCCTTGTCATCAAAAATGGACCCTGGTTGCCCCAGATGTTCCCGTTGTACTTGAGAACGAAGTTCTCCATGCAGTCCCAGATGAACTTGTGGCGGGCAGGGAAGCCGAAGATCCCGTTGCTGGAGAAGCGCGACTTCTGCGCCGCCAGGAAGCTCTCCTGGGGGATGGGCCGGATGGAGATGACATCCGTGTCCATGTAGATGCCCCCGTACTTCCAGATGAGCGCCAGTCTGCTGGCATCCGAGCTGACGTGCACCCAGTTCTTCTCCTGCTCCGGGACTACCTGTGGAGAGGGAAAGGTGAGATGtgctgccgtgggcagggaaTGGATCCAGTCCATCCACGGGGCTGCAAATGGCACCATAAACCTGCACCTGCACGGCTGCAAACGTCGCTGACAGCCTTTGCTGCCTCCAGCCGCTGGATTTTACTGGGATAAGAtaaggagctggagcagagcaacGCTTTGTTCTCATTAGGAATGCAGGAACATTTCCCAGGTGGTTTGATGGCACCTACGGTGTTAACCCAATGCCACCATGAGTCATGCCCTGCTATTTCAGTGGGACACAACCCACTTAACACACTCCCGGATCCCTCCCAGCTCTTTGAACCAGGCTGGAGGCTTTTCATCGGCATTTGTTGGCATTTGGAGGCTTTTCATCGGCATTTGTTGGCATTTGGAGTCACTTTTTCTCGGGAGAAGAAAGAGTTGGGAGGAaatctgcctgccctgcccaaGCAATTTGACCAAAGCTACTTGTGGGCAGTTTGCCAGGAATTTTTCCCAGGGTGGAGCTCACCAGATCCCTCCTTGGCTTTGCATGTTGCTGTTATAGAACCTGAAATCTCTCCCCTATCTCTTAATCTCCTGCAGGCTCCGGCAGAGTGAGGCAGCTCTATCAAGTGCTCAGGCAGCACATTTTGTTCAACCAGCTTCTGTTGGGGAACATTATTAAGGCTGTTTTCTCAAAACACGTCTGCAATCTATTTTTACCGGTGTTTCTTTTGCCAAAAAATCCGATTCTCCAGATAAGGGGGAAAACGCCGATCATGTATTCCATAAACAGAGAGATGAATACACAGCAAAACGCGGCCAAAATGAATCTATTCCCaaccaaaacaataaaagtCACTAATTTCACACAGTCCTGCGTTCCTCGTTCCTTTTAAAGCCTTTTCCCACCGCTATCTGTaactcttttcctgttttccactTGTTTTAACACTCACCTGATTGTACCACTGGAGCAGAGGGGTCTCCTGGAAGATGGTTTCCATCTGGAGAGGGAAGATGAAGACATTCTTCATAGAAGACAAGAGGGAGAAGGCTGCGTAGCTGGTGTTCATGTCCAAGGCTGTCTCGTTGGTGAGTCCCCTCATGAAGAGGATGATGGGCCTGTCCTGGTAAATCCTGGCTGCAGATTCCACGGAGCATGACACCAGCGGGGGTGGCTCCAGGCGCTCCGTTGTCTCCAGGAAAATGATGCTTTTACCAAGGTTCAGCACCTGCTCAGGTGTCAGGTAGTGCTGGGCCATGGGCAAGTAGGAGAAGACGCAGCTGGACAAGAGGGAGATCTCGTACAAAATGCCCGagacaaagcagaaacagaGGCATATCTGGATTTTCCTCAACATTCTTGCTTTCCTGGAGCGTTTGGGGGCATGCCTCCGACATGGATGCTGAGGAGACACAAGGAACAGCAAAAGGAGGAGCCAGTTATTACTCAGCAGGACTAGGAAATGGAGGGACGTGGCTTAGGACAGTGAAAGGTGAAGG belongs to Corvus moneduloides isolate bCorMon1 chromosome 10, bCorMon1.pri, whole genome shotgun sequence and includes:
- the A4GNT gene encoding alpha-1,4-N-acetylglucosaminyltransferase produces the protein MVQTVWVSSPGSWALQESHCHRQGRKRSWRCRFVRTIIRHPCRRHAPKRSRKARMLRKIQICLCFCFVSGILYEISLLSSCVFSYLPMAQHYLTPEQVLNLGKSIIFLETTERLEPPPLVSCSVESAARIYQDRPIILFMRGLTNETALDMNTSYAAFSLLSSMKNVFIFPLQMETIFQETPLLQWYNQVVPEQEKNWVHVSSDASRLALIWKYGGIYMDTDVISIRPIPQESFLAAQKSRFSSNGIFGFPARHKFIWDCMENFVLKYNGNIWGNQGPFLMTRMLKTLCNLTDFQGTEDHSCQNISFLNPQRFYPIPYPAWSRYYQVWDKSPNFNHSYALHLWNFMNRNRKVVVAGSNTLAEKLYKTYCPTTYQDLIQNAKHRDLPGPEDIE